From Halorubrum salinarum, the proteins below share one genomic window:
- a CDS encoding carotenoid oxygenase family protein codes for MAHSGFHSLREETAASLPVTGDLPDWLRGSLIRNGPGAFSFPDGSAVDHWFDGLAMLYRFTFDPGGRASGGGDAVHYRNRFLRTDAYEAARSGEFDGGFATGETTLRSRLAGFLTAPYDNANIVAERVGDRYVALTESPRGVGFDPNTLATTGPVDREGDAPSGQLSCAHFKRDPATGALVTLDTEFGRTSRYHVTAWTPSGDRRHVATVPTEKPAYMHSFALTPRYVVVTEFPLRLDPRRFLRPGRQAPFIEQFEWEPDRGTRIAVVDRTTGAVVAEPVTEPLFGFHHVNAFERAGGSEVVFDFETVPDATAIDSLYLETVRAGEMGAIAGRVDRFAVDLGGAVGTDRYGAAEATVSRERLSDEGTALPTASPARWCREHRYVYAMGMDAPVTEWARRVVKLDAETGVTRTFGDGADYFGEPVFVPAPDGDDEDDGVVLTIALDVDADRSRLFVLDGETLAERARATLPHAAPFDFHGRYFPELRAAAAE; via the coding sequence ATGGCGCACTCGGGCTTCCACTCGCTCCGCGAGGAGACGGCCGCCTCGCTCCCCGTGACCGGCGACCTGCCGGACTGGCTCCGGGGGAGCCTGATCCGGAACGGTCCCGGCGCGTTCTCGTTCCCCGACGGGAGCGCCGTCGACCACTGGTTCGACGGGCTCGCGATGCTCTACCGCTTCACCTTCGACCCGGGCGGCCGGGCGAGCGGGGGCGGTGACGCGGTCCACTACCGGAACCGGTTCCTCCGGACCGACGCGTACGAGGCGGCGCGGTCGGGGGAGTTCGACGGCGGGTTCGCCACGGGCGAGACCACCCTCCGATCGCGGCTGGCGGGGTTCCTGACGGCGCCGTACGACAACGCGAACATAGTCGCCGAGCGGGTCGGCGACCGCTACGTCGCGCTGACCGAGTCCCCGCGCGGCGTCGGCTTCGACCCGAACACGCTGGCGACGACCGGACCGGTCGACCGCGAGGGCGACGCGCCGAGCGGCCAGCTCTCCTGTGCCCACTTCAAGCGGGACCCGGCGACCGGGGCGCTGGTCACCCTCGACACCGAGTTCGGGCGGACGAGCCGGTACCACGTCACCGCCTGGACGCCGAGCGGGGACCGCCGGCACGTGGCGACCGTGCCGACCGAGAAGCCGGCGTACATGCACAGCTTCGCGCTCACGCCGCGGTACGTCGTGGTGACGGAGTTCCCGCTCCGGCTCGACCCGCGGCGGTTCCTCAGGCCTGGGCGACAGGCGCCGTTCATCGAGCAGTTCGAGTGGGAGCCGGACCGCGGCACTCGGATCGCCGTCGTCGACCGGACGACCGGCGCGGTCGTCGCGGAGCCGGTGACCGAGCCGCTGTTCGGCTTCCACCACGTGAACGCCTTCGAGCGGGCGGGCGGGAGCGAGGTCGTGTTCGACTTTGAGACCGTCCCGGACGCGACGGCGATCGACTCGCTGTACCTGGAGACCGTCCGCGCCGGCGAGATGGGCGCGATCGCGGGGCGGGTCGACCGGTTCGCGGTCGACCTCGGCGGCGCGGTCGGGACGGACCGCTACGGCGCCGCGGAGGCGACGGTCTCCCGCGAGCGCCTGTCCGACGAGGGCACCGCGCTCCCGACCGCGTCGCCGGCGCGCTGGTGTCGCGAACACCGCTACGTGTACGCGATGGGGATGGACGCGCCGGTCACCGAGTGGGCGCGGCGGGTCGTGAAGCTCGACGCGGAGACGGGCGTGACCCGGACCTTCGGCGACGGGGCCGACTACTTCGGCGAGCCGGTGTTCGTCCCGGCGCCCGACGGCGACGACGAGGACGACGGGGTCGTGCTGACGATCGCGCTCGACGTCGACGCCGACCGGTCGCGGCTGTTCGTCCTCGACGGCGAGACGCTCGCCGAGCGCGCCCGGGCGACGCTGCCGCACGCGGCGCCGTTCGACTTCCACGGCCGGTACTTCCCGGAGCTCCGGGCGGCCGCGGCGGAGTGA
- a CDS encoding DUF302 domain-containing protein: protein MSDAARPAPTADEALHTTVDLPFDDAVPFVQLEHELADFETVRVTRLDEMIGGMLGHDDVERTALIVVCHPEIAYDALRIDPTLAGMLPCTTVVYERAGDDRVHVHHVSATKAIRDLGCASAAGVDEDAVEDLVAKTGELMAVVWENIETHGRE from the coding sequence ATGAGCGACGCCGCACGCCCCGCGCCGACCGCCGACGAGGCGCTCCACACGACCGTCGACCTCCCCTTCGACGACGCCGTGCCGTTCGTCCAGCTCGAACACGAGCTCGCGGACTTCGAGACGGTGCGCGTCACGCGGCTCGACGAGATGATCGGGGGGATGCTCGGTCACGACGACGTCGAACGGACGGCGCTGATCGTCGTCTGTCACCCCGAGATCGCGTACGACGCCCTGCGGATCGACCCGACGCTCGCCGGCATGCTCCCGTGTACCACCGTCGTCTACGAGCGCGCCGGCGACGACCGCGTTCACGTCCATCACGTGTCGGCGACGAAGGCGATCCGCGACCTCGGCTGCGCGTCGGCCGCCGGCGTCGACGAGGACGCCGTCGAGGACCTCGTGGCGAAGACCGGCGAGCTGATGGCCGTCGTCTGGGAGAACATCGAGACGCACGGCCGGGAGTGA
- a CDS encoding helicase C-terminal domain-containing protein — MDPSRIPAEFPAPSFRGAQERALADIRDAFAAGNRVVLVRAPTGSGKSLLARAIMGAAETAGEAAPSEATGAYYTTPQVSQIDDVEADDLLDDLAVIRGKSNYDCVLPGEHDTPVNRAPCARQQGFDCSIRHRCPYFSDRAIASGNRFAAMTLAYFMRTAGSEVFRKRDVVVIDEAHGLAEWAEMYATIEISPERVPVWDDVGVPDVAADAGPEEDAVDRTARFVEALRDVAIRAKDELVGRPELDREEVARRDRLQELISELGWFLEDYRDPQSPTSWVVDQPGGEGSAMEIKPLDPARYLRHTVWDRGNRFALLSATILSKEAFCRGVGLDPADVALVDVEHTFPLANRPLYDVTQGSMTYEHRDETTPKIARLIVRLMAEHPDEKGLIHAHSYDIAERITERLGEFGVAARVRRHDRSNRDAELEAWKASSDPEVFVSVKMEEALDLKGDLCRWQVVCKAPYRNTNDSRVARRLADGQWAWYHRTALRTVIQACGRVVRAPDDHGATYLADDSLLDLFERAAADTPDWFRDQVDAMTTPSLPAFDPEAALAGVDASPSSGAGAGRRKSRRTGGSAGAPGGRSSRDGPGRGRDGGDATGDGGTGGDDPVRTRSEQDAERRENHPLSDVWGDG, encoded by the coding sequence GTGGACCCGAGCCGGATCCCCGCCGAGTTCCCCGCGCCGAGCTTCCGCGGCGCGCAGGAGCGGGCCCTCGCCGACATCCGCGACGCGTTCGCGGCGGGCAACCGGGTCGTCTTGGTGCGCGCGCCGACCGGCAGCGGCAAGTCGCTGCTCGCCCGCGCCATCATGGGCGCGGCCGAGACGGCGGGCGAGGCGGCCCCCAGCGAGGCGACGGGGGCCTACTACACGACCCCGCAGGTGTCGCAGATCGACGACGTCGAGGCCGACGACCTGCTCGACGACCTGGCCGTGATCCGCGGCAAGTCGAACTACGACTGCGTGCTGCCCGGCGAGCACGACACGCCGGTGAACCGCGCGCCCTGCGCGCGCCAGCAGGGGTTCGACTGCTCGATCCGGCACCGCTGTCCGTACTTCTCCGACCGCGCCATCGCCTCCGGCAACCGCTTCGCCGCGATGACGCTCGCGTACTTCATGCGCACCGCCGGCTCCGAGGTGTTCCGGAAGCGCGACGTGGTCGTCATCGACGAGGCGCACGGGCTCGCCGAGTGGGCCGAGATGTACGCGACCATCGAGATATCGCCCGAGCGCGTCCCGGTCTGGGACGACGTGGGCGTCCCCGACGTGGCGGCCGACGCCGGCCCAGAGGAGGACGCCGTCGACCGCACCGCGCGGTTCGTCGAGGCGCTCCGCGACGTGGCGATCCGCGCGAAAGACGAGCTGGTGGGGCGGCCCGAGCTGGACCGGGAGGAGGTCGCCCGGCGCGACCGTCTTCAGGAGCTGATAAGCGAGCTCGGCTGGTTCCTTGAGGACTACCGCGACCCGCAGTCCCCCACCTCGTGGGTCGTCGACCAGCCCGGCGGCGAGGGGTCGGCGATGGAGATCAAGCCGCTCGACCCCGCGCGGTACCTCAGACACACGGTGTGGGACCGGGGCAACCGGTTCGCGCTGCTGTCGGCGACCATCCTCTCGAAGGAGGCGTTCTGCCGCGGGGTCGGGCTCGACCCCGCCGACGTCGCGCTCGTCGACGTCGAGCACACGTTCCCGCTCGCGAACCGCCCGCTGTACGACGTGACGCAGGGGTCGATGACCTACGAGCACCGCGACGAGACGACCCCGAAGATCGCCCGCCTGATCGTCCGGCTGATGGCAGAACACCCCGACGAGAAGGGGCTGATCCACGCGCACTCGTACGACATCGCGGAGCGGATCACCGAGCGGCTCGGCGAGTTCGGCGTCGCCGCGCGCGTCAGGCGCCACGACCGGTCGAACCGCGACGCCGAGCTGGAGGCGTGGAAGGCGAGCTCCGACCCGGAGGTGTTCGTCTCCGTGAAGATGGAGGAGGCGCTGGACCTGAAGGGCGACCTCTGTCGCTGGCAGGTCGTGTGTAAGGCGCCGTACCGGAACACGAACGACTCGCGGGTCGCCCGCCGGCTGGCGGACGGGCAGTGGGCGTGGTACCACCGGACCGCGCTGCGCACCGTCATCCAGGCGTGCGGGCGGGTCGTCCGCGCCCCGGACGACCACGGCGCGACCTACCTCGCCGACGACTCCCTGCTCGACCTCTTCGAACGCGCGGCGGCGGACACGCCCGACTGGTTCCGCGATCAGGTCGACGCGATGACGACCCCCTCGCTGCCGGCGTTCGACCCCGAGGCCGCGCTGGCCGGCGTCGACGCGTCGCCGTCGAGCGGCGCGGGAGCGGGTCGCCGGAAGAGCCGTCGGACGGGCGGGTCGGCCGGCGCACCCGGCGGTCGCTCGTCTCGGGACGGCCCCGGTCGAGGGCGCGACGGCGGCGACGCGACCGGCGACGGCGGGACGGGCGGCGACGACCCCGTTCGGACCCGGTCCGAGCAGGACGCCGAGCGGCGGGAGAACCACCCGCTGTCGGACGTGTGGGGCGACGGCTGA
- a CDS encoding UPF0175 family protein: MATNGLSSALTLYGARTLTLSQAAAQAGLSEAEFIDQLERRGIEVTESERAAALGREQPARAD; the protein is encoded by the coding sequence ATGGCCACGAACGGGCTGTCGAGTGCGCTGACGCTGTACGGTGCGCGAACCCTGACGCTGTCGCAGGCGGCCGCACAGGCAGGGCTCAGCGAGGCCGAATTCATCGATCAACTCGAACGCCGCGGCATCGAGGTAACCGAGTCCGAGCGCGCCGCGGCGCTCGGCCGCGAACAGCCCGCTCGCGCCGACTGA
- a CDS encoding 60S ribosomal export protein NMD3, translated as MSESREFCPRCGDPVPERRDPLPGEPRGRDALLCDDCYFEDFDLVDAPDRIEVLVCSDCGAVRRGESWRDVGARDYTDVAVDEVAEALGVHVDAADVEWGVEPEQVDENTVRMHCRFSGVVRGTLRSAEVTVPVKISRGTCDRCGRIAGGYYAGIVQVRADERDLTPAERAEALDIAERYVADQEADGDREAFITEVTETDDGPDIKLSSNRLAQNVATRITESLGGSFESYPTLVTEDGDGNEVYRVTFAVRLPRYAEGEIVDPEDGDGPVLVTGVSGRLQGVRLATGAEYTSAFADGDAPDATRLGTRDDAAETTVVTVEDENAIQVLDPVTYEAKTVPNPAFVDDDAESVLAFEHDGEVHLVPDENAGRPAESVSNRE; from the coding sequence ATGAGCGAGTCGCGGGAGTTCTGTCCGCGCTGCGGCGACCCGGTCCCCGAGCGGCGCGACCCCCTTCCGGGCGAGCCGCGCGGGCGAGACGCCCTGCTGTGCGACGACTGCTACTTCGAGGACTTCGACCTGGTCGACGCCCCCGACCGGATCGAGGTGCTGGTCTGTTCCGACTGCGGCGCCGTCAGGCGCGGCGAGTCGTGGCGCGACGTGGGGGCGCGCGACTACACCGACGTGGCCGTCGACGAGGTCGCCGAGGCGCTCGGGGTCCACGTCGACGCCGCGGACGTGGAGTGGGGCGTCGAGCCCGAGCAGGTCGACGAGAACACGGTCCGGATGCACTGCCGCTTCTCCGGCGTGGTGCGCGGCACCCTGCGCTCCGCGGAGGTGACGGTGCCCGTGAAGATCTCGCGGGGGACCTGCGACCGCTGCGGGCGCATCGCCGGCGGGTACTACGCCGGGATCGTCCAGGTCCGCGCCGACGAGCGCGACCTCACGCCCGCCGAGCGCGCGGAGGCGCTGGACATCGCCGAGCGGTACGTCGCCGACCAGGAGGCCGACGGCGACCGCGAGGCGTTCATCACGGAGGTGACGGAGACCGACGACGGGCCGGACATCAAGCTCTCCTCGAACCGCCTCGCGCAGAACGTCGCGACGCGGATCACCGAGTCGCTCGGGGGGAGCTTCGAGTCGTACCCGACGCTCGTCACCGAGGACGGCGACGGCAACGAGGTGTACCGCGTCACGTTCGCGGTCCGCCTCCCGAGGTACGCGGAAGGCGAGATAGTCGACCCCGAGGACGGGGACGGCCCGGTCCTCGTCACGGGCGTCTCCGGGCGCCTCCAGGGCGTTCGGCTCGCCACGGGCGCGGAGTACACCTCGGCGTTCGCGGACGGCGACGCCCCCGACGCGACCCGGCTCGGCACCCGCGACGACGCGGCGGAGACGACGGTCGTGACCGTCGAGGACGAGAACGCGATCCAGGTGCTCGACCCCGTCACCTACGAGGCCAAGACCGTGCCGAACCCGGCGTTCGTCGACGACGACGCCGAGTCGGTCCTCGCCTTCGAACACGACGGGGAGGTCCACCTCGTGCCGGACGAGAACGCGGGACGGCCGGCGGAGTCGGTCTCGAACCGGGAGTGA
- a CDS encoding DNA-binding protein → MSGNPDDERLEELREQKMEELRERQGGEGDAAEAQQQAQERAEAQQEAVLKQYLTDGARQRLNAVEMSKPQFGEKVKQQVAALAQSGRIQGQIDEEQMRELLKELQPDQKSFDIRHR, encoded by the coding sequence ATGAGCGGTAACCCCGACGACGAACGGCTCGAGGAACTGCGCGAACAGAAGATGGAGGAGCTCCGCGAGCGGCAGGGCGGCGAGGGCGACGCCGCCGAGGCCCAACAGCAGGCGCAGGAGCGCGCCGAGGCCCAGCAGGAGGCCGTCCTGAAGCAGTACCTCACGGACGGCGCCCGCCAGCGGCTCAACGCGGTCGAGATGTCCAAGCCGCAGTTCGGCGAGAAGGTGAAACAGCAGGTCGCCGCGCTGGCGCAGAGCGGCCGGATCCAGGGACAGATCGACGAAGAGCAGATGCGCGAGCTCCTCAAGGAGCTCCAGCCCGACCAGAAGAGCTTCGACATCCGCCACCGGTAA
- a CDS encoding DUF7411 family protein, with translation MELALLYSGGKDSSLAAHLLDRFYEVRCVTGSFGLTDDWEHAERAAAELGFPFERVDLDREVAESAAETMVADGYPRNGIQRVHEHALDTIAALDVDAIADGTRRDDRVPTVSRAQAQSLEDRNGIDYISPLSGFGRHAVDQLVDATFDVQQGPSEEVPKADYEDELRTLIADRYGEGTVGDVFPDHDQTYVHGRSD, from the coding sequence ATGGAACTCGCGCTGCTGTACAGCGGGGGGAAAGACTCCTCGCTGGCCGCCCACCTGCTCGACCGGTTCTACGAGGTCCGCTGCGTCACGGGGAGCTTCGGGCTCACGGACGACTGGGAGCACGCCGAGCGGGCGGCCGCCGAGCTGGGGTTCCCGTTCGAGCGCGTCGACCTCGACCGCGAGGTCGCCGAGAGCGCGGCCGAGACCATGGTCGCCGACGGGTACCCGCGAAACGGGATCCAGCGCGTCCACGAGCACGCCCTGGATACCATTGCCGCGCTCGACGTCGACGCCATCGCGGACGGCACCCGCCGCGACGACCGCGTCCCCACGGTGTCGCGGGCGCAGGCGCAGAGCCTCGAAGACCGCAACGGGATCGACTACATCTCCCCGCTGTCCGGGTTCGGTCGCCACGCCGTCGACCAGCTCGTCGACGCCACCTTCGACGTCCAGCAGGGCCCGAGCGAGGAGGTCCCGAAGGCGGACTACGAGGACGAGCTCCGCACGCTCATCGCGGACCGGTACGGCGAGGGCACCGTCGGCGACGTGTTCCCCGACCACGACCAGACGTACGTCCACGGCCGCAGCGACTGA
- a CDS encoding DUF892 family protein — protein sequence MSSDRVVDLLRTAYADEIETVMNYQTNAIVLDGVRAEEIKESLKQDVQEELGHAEQLGQRLKQLDARPPGSAEFTAGQESLQPPEDSTDVLAVINGVLDAEEDAIATYRELIDAAEAADDPVTEDLAVTLLSDEEAHRTEFRGFQKEYQRE from the coding sequence ATGTCATCCGACCGCGTCGTCGACCTGCTCCGGACGGCGTACGCCGACGAGATCGAGACCGTAATGAACTACCAGACGAACGCGATCGTCCTCGACGGCGTCCGCGCCGAGGAGATCAAGGAGAGCCTCAAACAGGACGTTCAAGAGGAGCTCGGCCACGCCGAACAGCTCGGCCAGCGGCTCAAACAGCTCGACGCGCGGCCGCCCGGCTCGGCGGAGTTCACGGCCGGCCAAGAGTCGCTACAGCCGCCCGAGGACTCGACCGACGTGCTGGCCGTCATCAACGGCGTGCTCGACGCCGAGGAAGACGCCATCGCGACGTACCGGGAGCTGATCGACGCCGCCGAGGCGGCCGACGACCCGGTCACCGAGGACCTCGCGGTGACGCTGCTCTCGGACGAGGAGGCTCACCGGACGGAGTTCCGCGGGTTCCAGAAGGAGTACCAGCGCGAGTAG
- the hisS gene encoding histidine--tRNA ligase: MYDGLKGFRDFYPGEQSARREVTDAVEDAAARHGFREIATPALERTEMYVDKSGEEIVEELYAFDDKGGRGVSMTPELTPTVARMVVAKGQELSKPIKWVSTRPFWRYEQVQQGRFREFYQTNIDVFGSSAPEADAEVLAVAADALTDLGLTGDDFEFRVSHRDILGGLVRSLAADPDAVDTAAAIRAVDKRAKVDDGEYLGLLSDAGLARDTARDFDDLIADVETVDDLDAVAEAGGEAVEAAVENLRNVLAAADDFGAGEFCEVSLTTARGLDYYTGVVFECFDSTGEVSRSVFGGGRYDDLIESFGGQPTPAVGVAPGHATLKLLCQRAGVWPDEELTTDYYVLSVGDTRSEAAALASDLRALGDDVVVEQDVSGRSFGAQLGYADSINAETVVVVGERDLENGEYTVKDMASGDETTVPVEEFPPEEGLPTYEDYE; encoded by the coding sequence ATGTACGACGGCCTCAAGGGATTCCGCGACTTCTACCCCGGCGAGCAGTCCGCCCGCCGCGAGGTGACCGACGCGGTCGAGGACGCGGCGGCCAGGCACGGCTTCCGGGAGATCGCCACCCCCGCCTTGGAGCGGACGGAGATGTACGTCGACAAGTCCGGCGAGGAGATCGTCGAGGAGCTGTACGCCTTCGACGACAAAGGGGGCCGCGGCGTCTCGATGACCCCCGAGCTCACCCCGACCGTCGCCCGGATGGTCGTCGCGAAGGGCCAGGAGCTGTCGAAGCCGATCAAGTGGGTCTCCACCCGTCCGTTCTGGCGCTACGAGCAGGTCCAGCAGGGTCGGTTCCGCGAGTTCTACCAGACGAACATCGACGTGTTCGGCTCCTCGGCGCCCGAGGCCGACGCCGAGGTGCTGGCGGTCGCCGCCGACGCGCTGACGGACCTCGGGCTCACGGGCGACGACTTCGAGTTCCGGGTCTCGCACCGCGACATCCTCGGCGGCCTCGTCCGCTCGCTCGCCGCGGACCCCGACGCGGTCGACACCGCGGCCGCGATCCGCGCGGTCGACAAGCGCGCGAAGGTCGACGACGGCGAGTACCTCGGGCTCCTCTCTGACGCGGGCCTCGCCCGCGACACCGCGCGCGACTTCGACGACCTCATTGCGGACGTGGAGACGGTCGACGACCTCGACGCGGTCGCCGAGGCCGGCGGCGAGGCGGTCGAGGCCGCGGTCGAGAACCTCCGGAACGTCCTCGCCGCGGCCGACGACTTCGGCGCGGGCGAGTTCTGCGAGGTGTCTCTGACCACCGCCCGCGGGCTCGACTACTACACCGGCGTCGTCTTCGAGTGCTTCGACTCCACCGGCGAGGTGTCCCGGTCCGTCTTCGGCGGCGGCCGCTACGACGACCTCATCGAGAGCTTCGGCGGCCAGCCCACCCCCGCGGTCGGGGTCGCGCCCGGCCACGCGACGCTCAAGCTGCTCTGCCAGCGCGCCGGCGTCTGGCCCGACGAGGAGCTGACGACCGACTACTACGTCCTCTCGGTCGGCGACACGCGGAGCGAGGCGGCCGCGCTCGCGAGCGACCTCCGCGCGCTCGGCGACGACGTGGTCGTCGAGCAGGACGTCTCCGGCCGCTCGTTCGGCGCCCAACTGGGCTACGCCGACTCGATCAACGCCGAGACGGTCGTCGTCGTCGGCGAGCGCGACCTGGAGAACGGCGAGTACACGGTGAAGGACATGGCGAGCGGCGACGAGACGACGGTCCCGGTCGAGGAGTTCCCGCCCGAGGAGGGGCTGCCGACCTACGAGGACTACGAGTAA
- a CDS encoding CNNM domain-containing protein, producing MIPLATAMPPTEVALRVAAGVLLILINAYFVAIEFGLTRLRQYPESEMDTPGLRRAWEMTDDLEFYLTTCQVWISGTSIALGIVAEPGLAALFAPIFENTAFASAGAGSLLGFFIINMVHLTHGEQTPTYLGVERSKQVARYGSRPLYWFAWLISPLIKVGDWVAKATLGLFGVEMTASWTEAEEEVLETRAELRNRLGSMMEEVELPEERREEVLSALDVDRVTVADVMTAPEEIVSLTTGASVDENLDRIRDTPHTRFPLVGDDLTDFEGIVYAPSIVSRYDELRNGDLTFAEVAAPPMTVAADASVSDAFDRFQAESQELALVIEDGEVVGLITATDAMEAVMGQLEDPLDAGNL from the coding sequence ATGATCCCGCTCGCGACGGCGATGCCCCCGACCGAGGTCGCCCTCCGCGTGGCCGCGGGGGTCCTCCTCATCCTGATCAACGCGTACTTCGTGGCTATCGAGTTCGGGCTGACGCGCCTCCGGCAGTACCCCGAGTCGGAGATGGACACCCCGGGGCTGCGGCGCGCCTGGGAGATGACCGACGACCTGGAGTTCTACCTCACGACCTGTCAGGTGTGGATCTCCGGCACGTCCATCGCGCTCGGCATCGTCGCCGAGCCGGGGCTCGCGGCGCTTTTCGCCCCGATATTCGAGAACACGGCGTTCGCGTCCGCCGGCGCCGGGTCGCTCCTGGGCTTTTTCATCATCAACATGGTCCACCTGACCCACGGCGAGCAGACGCCGACGTACCTCGGCGTCGAGCGCTCGAAGCAGGTCGCCCGGTACGGCTCGCGGCCGCTCTACTGGTTCGCGTGGCTCATCTCGCCGCTGATCAAGGTCGGCGACTGGGTCGCGAAGGCGACGCTCGGGCTGTTCGGCGTCGAGATGACCGCCTCGTGGACCGAGGCCGAAGAGGAGGTGCTGGAGACGCGCGCCGAGCTCCGCAACCGCCTCGGGTCGATGATGGAGGAGGTCGAACTCCCCGAGGAGCGCCGCGAGGAGGTGCTCAGCGCGCTCGACGTCGACCGGGTGACCGTCGCGGACGTGATGACCGCGCCCGAGGAGATCGTCTCGCTGACGACGGGGGCGTCCGTGGACGAGAACCTCGACCGGATCCGGGACACGCCGCACACCCGCTTCCCGCTCGTCGGCGACGACCTGACCGACTTCGAGGGGATCGTGTACGCCCCCTCGATCGTGAGCCGCTACGACGAGCTGCGGAACGGCGACCTGACGTTCGCCGAGGTCGCCGCCCCGCCGATGACGGTCGCGGCGGACGCGAGCGTCAGCGACGCGTTCGACCGGTTCCAGGCGGAGTCCCAGGAGCTCGCCTTAGTCATCGAGGACGGCGAGGTCGTCGGGCTGATCACCGCGACGGACGCCATGGAGGCGGTGATGGGCCAGCTCGAGGACCCGCTGGACGCCGGGAACCTGTAG
- a CDS encoding DoxX family protein, producing MSDDDTETSDGATGRGAPSRLGRVLLGVGLAAQASEDFRDMDDTIEYAESAGVPMPDLAAPFASGMMVVAGLGIALWRLPRVATGAAVAFLTVVTGTMHDFWNADEDDKSGERLAFFGNLAMLGGALVFLREAYKR from the coding sequence ATGAGCGACGACGACACGGAGACGAGCGACGGGGCGACCGGCCGCGGCGCGCCGTCGCGGCTCGGCCGCGTCCTGCTCGGCGTCGGCCTCGCCGCGCAGGCCTCGGAGGACTTCCGCGACATGGACGACACGATCGAGTACGCCGAGTCGGCGGGCGTCCCGATGCCGGACCTCGCCGCGCCGTTCGCCTCCGGCATGATGGTGGTCGCCGGCCTCGGGATCGCGCTCTGGCGGCTCCCCCGGGTCGCGACCGGCGCGGCGGTCGCGTTCCTGACCGTCGTGACCGGCACGATGCACGACTTCTGGAACGCCGACGAGGACGACAAGAGCGGCGAGCGGCTCGCCTTCTTCGGGAACCTCGCGATGCTCGGCGGCGCGCTGGTGTTCCTGCGCGAGGCGTACAAGAGGTGA
- a CDS encoding Nmad3 family putative nucleotide modification protein, protein MPDPRAVAVNVAANTNEPGFRGPVYPDGSFAYVPIPEPAATLPRDRFPVDEPLPTYADLDLPFAVPADLRATPVHADPEFPGVHGRERATYGDPYAVKAGRIAALDPGDWLLFYATLTLRPRDWAGPGDGRPGDSTGVRDGGADDRDGAWLRERGVAVDDDLAPDWGAYLFAGMRIERVLSGGDGDEGTETVDRAAAARAAPTNAHLKRDPFDARVVVAGDPDASGLFDRVVPLSAPDAGSEANRIVTDLSSDSGKGPWWRRPMAFDAAATSRLLTRIDGV, encoded by the coding sequence ATGCCCGACCCCCGCGCGGTCGCCGTCAACGTCGCCGCCAACACGAACGAGCCCGGGTTCCGCGGGCCCGTCTACCCGGACGGCTCCTTCGCGTACGTCCCGATCCCCGAGCCGGCGGCGACGCTGCCGCGCGACCGGTTCCCGGTCGACGAGCCGCTCCCGACGTACGCCGACCTCGACCTCCCCTTCGCGGTCCCCGCCGACCTGCGCGCGACGCCGGTCCACGCCGACCCCGAGTTCCCGGGCGTCCACGGCCGCGAGCGGGCGACCTACGGCGACCCGTACGCCGTGAAGGCGGGCCGGATCGCCGCCCTCGACCCCGGCGACTGGCTCCTCTTCTACGCGACGCTGACGCTGCGGCCGCGCGACTGGGCGGGGCCGGGCGACGGGCGTCCCGGCGATTCGACCGGCGTCCGCGACGGCGGCGCGGACGACCGCGACGGCGCGTGGCTCCGGGAGCGCGGCGTCGCCGTCGACGACGACCTCGCGCCCGACTGGGGCGCGTACCTCTTCGCGGGGATGCGGATCGAGCGGGTGCTGTCGGGCGGGGACGGTGACGAGGGGACCGAGACCGTCGACCGCGCGGCCGCCGCGAGGGCCGCGCCGACCAACGCGCACCTGAAGCGCGACCCGTTCGACGCCCGCGTCGTCGTCGCGGGCGACCCGGACGCCTCCGGGCTCTTCGACCGCGTCGTGCCGCTGAGCGCGCCCGACGCCGGGAGCGAGGCGAACCGGATCGTCACCGACCTGTCGAGCGACTCCGGGAAGGGGCCGTGGTGGCGCCGCCCGATGGCCTTCGACGCGGCGGCGACGAGCCGGCTGCTGACGCGGATCGACGGAGTGTGA